GCACACCGTCTTCTTCAGCATTATCTGGATGGAGGTAAATCCCCAAACAGAGGCGAGCTTGAAGACAAAGCAAAACACTGCAGCGCCATGGAAAGACTGGCAGCAGATGCGGAAAGAGATTCTATTAAATTCATGCAGGTGAAATTTATGGAAAAACATTTGGGAGAAACTTTCAAAGGAGTAATTTCCGGAGTCGCAGAATTTGGTTTCTGGGTAGAAATTCCTGAAAATGGTGCAGAAGGTCTGATCAAGCTTAGAGATCTTGTAGATGATTCTTATATGTATGATGCAAAAACCCATGCAGTATACGGAATAAGACACGGAAACAAATACCAGTTGGGAGATGAAGTTCAGATCAAAGTGGTAAAAGCTAATCTGATCCAGAAGCAGCTTGATTTCCAGATTGTGAAGTAATGACAAGAATAGATAAATCTATTGTCTTTAGTATCTTAAATGCAATATTATTGATAACAGTCATTTTTAATACTGTTATCAATTTTTATCTTTTTGTATTGGTTCTGATCATTGTTGTTATATTATGTAATATTCTAATTAAAAGAAATATTATCAATATCAATAAGCAAGGGAGAAAATATTTTTTTGGAGTTACTTTTCCTCTCATAATAAATGGATTCTTTCTGATCAATTATTTTACAGGAATGAATCCTACCAAAGAAGCATACTGTTTCAGATGTATGGTTTCAGAGGTTGGAAGTGTACGAAGCCATCAGAAAGGAAAGACAACTTACGTTTATTTGAGTGGAAATGCCTATGAATATTCTTATATGACCAGAAGTTTTTGGATAGATTATAAAAGAATGCTGTTTAAAAATCAGGTTATTTATACTTTTGAAAGAGGTATTTTTGGTCTTAAAATCAGAAAAGATTTCGAATTTGTTTTCAATGAGAACTGTTTGGAAAAATAAAAAGATTGCTGAACATACTCTACAAAAATATAATACAAAAGAGGTTATTTCTAAATGGAATGACCTCTTTATTTTTTTAATTAAAAATGTATAATACACGCTCCTCTCCCATTTCATTAAAAATTTCACATTAAACTCTCCTTAAAATCCACTTGATATATCACAACTTTATTGAATAATTAAATCATAAAGTATAACTTTGTATAAAACGAAATGAATTTTATTCATTTTTAAACCCCACTTAATGTTAGAACTTGTACTATCTGCCATCATATTAGGATTTATGCTGAGCCTGGTTTTTATAGGACCTATTTTTTTCCTTTTAATTGAAACCAGCTTTTCCAGAGGCCCGAAACATGCACTTTCATTAGATCTTGGAGTGATTACTGCAGATTTATTATGTATTGTGGCAGCTTATTATGCCAGTACAGATATTGTAAGTTTAATAGATAAACATCCCGGGTTTTACAGAATTACCTCTATTCTTATTTTTATCTATGGAATTGTAATGCTGGTTACCAAAACCAAGATGCATATGCCTGGTGAGGAAAGGATCATTGGCCAAAACTATTTTAAAACATTTTTCAATGGCTTTTTCTTTAATCTTTTGAATGTAGGAGTCATCCTTTTCTGGCTGGTAACGGTAATTTCCGTAAGGAATCAATATCCGGACACCAGCAGTTTTATTTTATACATAGGCATAGTACTGGCCACTTACCTTTCAATAGATCTTGCCAAGATATTTCTTGCCAAGCAGTTTCACGATAAATTAACACAAAAACTGGCCAACCAAATCAGAAGAGTTGTTGGCTGCATTCTTATTGTCTTCAGTTTCTTCATCTTCCTTCAGAGTTTCAAAAAATTCAATCAGTTTGAAAAACAGCTGGAAGAAGCAGAGAAAAAAGAAGTAAAATATCAAAAAACAAAATGAAAAAAATGATCTTTCCGAAGTCTCTTAAAAAAGGAGACAAAATAGCTGTTATTTCCCCTGCCGGAGCGGTAGATGCCTCTCAACTTGAAAAGGGAATTGAAATGATTAAAAGTAGAGGTTTTGAACCCGTTCTAGGGGAACATCTTTACACCAAATTTTCAAACGGATACAATTATGCCGGAACAGAAAAGGAAAGAGCAAAAGATATCAACTGGGCTTTAAATGATGCAGAGATTAGAGCTGTATGGGCTTCCAGAGGAGGCTACGGATGCCAGCATCTGATTCAGCACCTGAAGTTGAAAAACTTTACAGAAAACCCGAAATGGTACATTGGCTATTCCGACAATACCGTAATTCAAAGTTATCTGTTGAAAAAAGGTTTCGCTTCCATCCACGGACAGACCATTAAAACATCCAGTTTTGGAGTTACAGAAGAAAGTTACGATCTGATTTTTGACATTCTGAAAGGTAAAATGCCAAAATACAGCCTTAAATCTCACCAATTTAATAAAGAAGGGAATATTGAAGGAGAATTGGTTGGAGGTAATTTAGCCCTTATTTATGCTCTTTTAGGAACTAAATATTCTTTCGACTTTAAAGACAAGATCCTATTTATTGAAGATATCGGAGAAAACTTCTATGCACTGGACCGTATGATCATGAGTCTGGAGCTGGCTGGAGTTTTCAATAAAATCAAAGGATTGATTGTTGGCGGCATGACCAATATGGGAGATGAAAAAGAAAATAAAAGCTATGAAGAAAGTTTTGATGAATTTGTCTATAAGCTCATCTCGGATAGAATTTTAAAATACAAATTTCCTGTGGTATTCGGTTTTCCGAATGGACATATTAAGGACAACAGGCCGCTATTAATAGGTGGAAATGTTAAAGTGAAGGTTGTTGATAAAGTAAAAATCGAGTTTTAAAAATGAATGATATAATTCTTAAATATTCTTATTCTCCCGGATTTTATGGTGAATTTATATGTAAGGATTTATTGATTTCCCAAACATTTGAAACTCAACTTAAGTTTTTTTGGTATTTTGATCCCGGTTACTTTCCTGATAACGATGAGGAGAGGCGTCAACAGAGACGATTGACCACCATAAAAGATAAATTACCGGAAGCACTGCAGATAATATTTGAAAAAATACAGAAGTCTGATATAAGAGTAATCGTACCTATAGAGACCAAAACTGATAAGGTTGAATATACCACTTCAGTACATGATTCAAATGAATATTATAAAATGAATATTCAAAATGAAGAAAAGCATATCAATATCCCCTATCATTTTTCTGATGCTTTGATTGAGGGAAAAGATGTAGAACTGTTTTTTGATTTTCATACTAAATTGAAATCCTGGATTGATGAAGAATTTGAAATAGTATCAGAAGGTAAAGCAGTTAAACTTAATAAAGGAAACAATGGCTCATCATAACGATTTTGGAAAAATAGCAGAGGATCTTGCTGCCGATTATCTTCAGAAAAATGGCTATAAAATCCTGATCAGAAATTTCCGTTTTCAGAAAGCTGAGATTGATATCATTACTGAAAAAAACAATCAGATTATTGTGGTAGAAGTAAAGGCGAGATCTACCGATGCATTTATACTGCCTCAGGAAGCGGTAACCAAAGCCAAAATAAAATCTATTGTTTCCGCAACCAACTATTATCTGGAAGAATTTAAAAAAGAGAAAGAGGTCAGATTTGATATTATTTCCGTTCTTCCGGATGAAAATAAAAACTTAATGATCGATCATATCAAAGATGCTTTTCAGGCCTTTGATGCCAATTAATAAATCAATTTTATGAAGACAATATTAATTACCGGAGCAACTTCCGGAATAGGAAAATCCACTGCAGAGCTTTTGGCAAAACAAGGAAACAGAATCATTATCTGTGGAAGAAGAAGTGAAGTACTTGAAGCTGTAAAATCTGAGCTATCTCAATATACCGAAATATTTAGTTTAATGTTTGATGTAAGGAATCTTGAAGAAGTGGAAACCGCCATTAATTCACTTCCTGAAAACTGGAAAGACATTGATGTTCTGATCAATAATGCCGGGAATGCTCATGGATTGGATCCTCTGTCGGCTGGCAAGACGGATGACTGGGATTCTATGATCGACGGAAATGTAAAAGGACTACTCTATGTTTCCAAAATGATCATCCCGATTATGAAAACTAAAAATTTAGGTCATATTGTAAACATCAGTTCTGTAGCAGCAAGACAAACCTACGCCAATGGAGTAGTGTACTGTGCAACGAAGAAAGCCGTAGATGTTATTTCGGACGGAATGAGACTGGAGCTTACCGAATTTGGAATCAAAGTAACCAATATTCAACCGGGAGCTGTAGAAACAGATTTCTCTTTGGTAAGATTCAAAGGTGACAGTGAAA
The nucleotide sequence above comes from Chryseobacterium sp. 7. Encoded proteins:
- a CDS encoding SDR family NAD(P)-dependent oxidoreductase; this encodes MKTILITGATSGIGKSTAELLAKQGNRIIICGRRSEVLEAVKSELSQYTEIFSLMFDVRNLEEVETAINSLPENWKDIDVLINNAGNAHGLDPLSAGKTDDWDSMIDGNVKGLLYVSKMIIPIMKTKNLGHIVNISSVAARQTYANGVVYCATKKAVDVISDGMRLELTEFGIKVTNIQPGAVETDFSLVRFKGDSEKASGVYAGYDALKAEDIADAIAYCVNAPKHVTISDMTIYPSAQAEPRTIYRK
- a CDS encoding LysE family translocator codes for the protein MLELVLSAIILGFMLSLVFIGPIFFLLIETSFSRGPKHALSLDLGVITADLLCIVAAYYASTDIVSLIDKHPGFYRITSILIFIYGIVMLVTKTKMHMPGEERIIGQNYFKTFFNGFFFNLLNVGVILFWLVTVISVRNQYPDTSSFILYIGIVLATYLSIDLAKIFLAKQFHDKLTQKLANQIRRVVGCILIVFSFFIFLQSFKKFNQFEKQLEEAEKKEVKYQKTK
- a CDS encoding YraN family protein; the protein is MAHHNDFGKIAEDLAADYLQKNGYKILIRNFRFQKAEIDIITEKNNQIIVVEVKARSTDAFILPQEAVTKAKIKSIVSATNYYLEEFKKEKEVRFDIISVLPDENKNLMIDHIKDAFQAFDAN
- a CDS encoding LD-carboxypeptidase: MKKMIFPKSLKKGDKIAVISPAGAVDASQLEKGIEMIKSRGFEPVLGEHLYTKFSNGYNYAGTEKERAKDINWALNDAEIRAVWASRGGYGCQHLIQHLKLKNFTENPKWYIGYSDNTVIQSYLLKKGFASIHGQTIKTSSFGVTEESYDLIFDILKGKMPKYSLKSHQFNKEGNIEGELVGGNLALIYALLGTKYSFDFKDKILFIEDIGENFYALDRMIMSLELAGVFNKIKGLIVGGMTNMGDEKENKSYEESFDEFVYKLISDRILKYKFPVVFGFPNGHIKDNRPLLIGGNVKVKVVDKVKIEF